A region of Staphylococcus sp. IVB6181 DNA encodes the following proteins:
- a CDS encoding glycosyltransferase family 2 protein: MKKNQKSVSVIIPYFKAHDTIERAVESVLAQTRKVKETIIINDCSNTIEDDKKLAALNQIEGVKVVSLKENIGCGPSRNKGIEVATGEYLAFLDSDDAWTKDKIEVQMKVMEETNAYFSAHQSEQFDQTAVDQDAAFTTQPIKLLPILLKNKIPVRSVIMKNDGQYQFEPGMRYVEDLMMWGRLLGDHKKGVFINKVMCYSFKEDFGDSGLTANLKKMHEGVLYVFYALYKAGKINKATFVIACQFEKLKYQIRKIKVLKRQHLNS; the protein is encoded by the coding sequence GAGCAGTAGAGTCAGTGTTAGCACAAACAAGGAAAGTAAAAGAAACCATTATTATCAATGATTGCAGTAATACAATTGAAGATGATAAAAAGTTAGCAGCGTTGAATCAAATTGAAGGGGTGAAAGTAGTCTCGCTTAAAGAAAACATTGGCTGCGGTCCTTCAAGAAATAAAGGCATTGAAGTTGCAACTGGTGAGTATCTTGCTTTCTTAGATTCTGATGATGCATGGACTAAGGACAAAATAGAAGTACAAATGAAAGTGATGGAAGAGACAAATGCATATTTTAGTGCGCATCAATCTGAACAGTTTGATCAAACTGCAGTAGATCAAGATGCTGCATTCACTACACAACCGATTAAATTATTACCAATATTATTAAAAAACAAAATTCCAGTACGTTCTGTAATCATGAAAAATGATGGACAATATCAATTTGAACCAGGAATGCGATATGTAGAAGATTTAATGATGTGGGGCAGATTATTAGGCGATCATAAAAAAGGCGTCTTTATCAATAAAGTAATGTGTTATTCATTTAAAGAAGATTTTGGAGATAGTGGTTTGACTGCGAATCTAAAGAAAATGCATGAAGGCGTACTCTATGTCTTTTATGCATTATACAAAGCAGGTAAAATCAACAAAGCAACATTTGTAATAGCTTGTCAGTTTGAAAAATTAAAATATCAAATCAGAAAGATAAAGGTATTAAAGCGTCAGCATTTAAACTCTTGA